A region from the Pyramidobacter piscolens W5455 genome encodes:
- a CDS encoding cation transporter has translation MKKSYKIEVDCANCANKMEQAARNTPGVKDASVNFMLLKMNVEFEDDQDPRSVMPEVLKNCKKVEDDCEIFF, from the coding sequence ATGAAAAAGAGCTACAAAATCGAAGTGGACTGCGCCAACTGCGCCAACAAGATGGAACAGGCCGCCAGGAACACGCCCGGCGTCAAAGACGCCAGCGTCAACTTCATGCTGCTGAAAATGAACGTGGAGTTCGAGGACGATCAGGATCCCCGGAGCGTCATGCCCGAGGTGCTGAAAAACTGCAAAAAAGTCGAAGACGACTGCGAGATCTTCTTCTAG
- a CDS encoding energy-coupling factor ABC transporter ATP-binding protein, with protein sequence MNPPQSEKSTCPLEVRALHYSYPDGHKALNGVSFRLRENEKLALVGPNGSGKSTLLLHLAGGIAARDEIRLWGRPAGAEELRRAVGLIFQEPDDQLFMPQVADDVAFGLVARGVPAAEARRKAMEMLDRLGAAHLAERPPHRLSGGEKRLAALAGILVMEPQVIVLDEPTSALDPRARRRVIETLRALSQPLILTTHDLDMALDVCSRAALLYDGAVAAEGPLPDLFRDKELLERNGLELPLRYSAT encoded by the coding sequence ATGAATCCGCCCCAATCGGAAAAATCCACCTGCCCGCTGGAAGTGCGAGCGCTCCACTACAGCTACCCCGACGGGCACAAGGCGCTGAACGGCGTGTCGTTCCGCCTGCGCGAAAACGAGAAACTCGCGCTCGTCGGACCGAACGGTTCCGGCAAGTCGACGCTGCTGCTCCATCTGGCCGGGGGCATCGCCGCCCGGGACGAGATCCGGCTGTGGGGGCGCCCCGCCGGCGCGGAAGAGCTGCGCCGCGCCGTCGGCCTGATCTTTCAGGAGCCGGACGACCAGCTCTTCATGCCGCAGGTCGCCGACGACGTGGCCTTCGGCCTCGTCGCCCGCGGCGTGCCCGCCGCCGAGGCGCGGCGAAAGGCGATGGAAATGCTCGACCGTCTGGGCGCGGCGCACCTGGCCGAGCGTCCGCCGCACCGCCTTTCCGGCGGCGAAAAGCGTCTGGCCGCTTTGGCCGGGATCCTGGTCATGGAGCCGCAGGTGATCGTTCTCGACGAACCGACGTCGGCGCTCGATCCGCGCGCGCGGCGGCGCGTCATCGAAACCCTGCGCGCGTTGTCCCAGCCGCTGATCCTCACCACGCACGACCTTGACATGGCGCTCGACGTGTGCAGCCGCGCCGCGCTGCTCTACGACGGGGCTGTCGCCGCGGAAGGACCTCTGCCCGATCTGTTCCGCGACAAAGAGCTGCTGGAACGCAACGGCCTCGAACTGCCGCTGCGGTATTCCGCCACGTGA
- a CDS encoding YerC/YecD family TrpR-related protein encodes MTHLNSELIDRFYLAILALKTPEECAVFFEGLRTVTEIQNMAQRPEVAQLPADGRNYQEITNGAGVSAATISRVNRCLRYGSGGYRLALARLGREKR; translated from the coding sequence ATGACTCACCTCAATTCGGAACTCATCGACCGATTCTATCTGGCGATTCTCGCCCTGAAGACGCCCGAGGAATGCGCCGTGTTTTTCGAGGGCCTCCGCACGGTCACGGAAATTCAGAACATGGCGCAGCGTCCCGAAGTGGCGCAATTGCCCGCCGACGGCCGCAATTATCAGGAAATCACGAACGGCGCCGGCGTCAGCGCCGCCACGATCAGCCGCGTCAACCGCTGTCTCCGCTACGGCAGCGGGGGTTATCGACTCGCGCTGGCGCGGCTCGGGCGGGAAAAGCGGTGA
- a CDS encoding ArsR/SmtB family transcription factor — translation MPPVRLPHRHGQPVEEFCAAAPSVRDFQTVADVFRQLGDATRMRVFWLLCHGEECVINISALMEMSSPAVSHHLRSLKSAGLIVSRREGKEVYYKAAASETAALLHRAIEELMSMVCPCAQPRRRDGNG, via the coding sequence ATGCCGCCAGTCCGTCTGCCGCACCGGCACGGCCAACCGGTCGAGGAATTCTGTGCCGCCGCGCCGTCGGTGCGCGATTTTCAGACTGTCGCCGACGTGTTCAGACAGCTCGGCGACGCCACGCGCATGCGCGTGTTTTGGCTGCTGTGCCACGGCGAAGAGTGCGTGATCAACATTTCCGCGCTGATGGAGATGTCCAGTCCGGCAGTGTCGCACCACCTGCGCTCGCTCAAGAGCGCAGGGCTGATCGTCAGCCGCCGCGAGGGCAAGGAGGTCTATTACAAAGCCGCCGCATCCGAGACGGCGGCCCTGCTGCACCGCGCCATCGAAGAGCTGATGTCCATGGTCTGCCCCTGCGCGCAGCCGCGGCGTCGCGACGGGAACGGGTAA
- a CDS encoding argininosuccinate synthase, protein MKKGNVGKIVLAYSGGLDTSIIIPWLKENYDNPEIIAVSGDVGQGDELEGLEEKALKTGAAKLIVADLVDEMVDGIIIPALKMGAKYEKYLLGTAFARPVIGKKLAEIALAEGADAICHGATGKGNDQVRFELAIKRFAPDMPIIAPWREWDIKSRDEEIDYAEAHRVPLRISRETNYSKDKNLWHLSHEGLDLEDPANEPQYDKPGFLEMSVSPMQAPDAPEYVSVDFEAGAPTAFNGEKMKASDIIRKLNEAGGKNGIGITDIVENRLVGMKDRGIYETPGGSILYFAHEQLEMITVDKDTLHVKQKLAVDFADLIYNGKWYTPLQEALTAFADEADKYVTGTVKLKLYKGNIIPAGTTSPYSLYSEKLVTFGESDYDQAQAAGFINLWGLPVKVQALREQGRL, encoded by the coding sequence ATGAAGAAGGGAAACGTCGGAAAAATCGTATTGGCGTACTCGGGCGGCCTTGACACTTCGATCATCATTCCCTGGTTGAAGGAGAACTACGACAATCCCGAGATCATCGCCGTTTCGGGCGACGTCGGACAGGGCGACGAACTGGAAGGGTTGGAGGAAAAAGCTCTCAAAACCGGCGCCGCCAAGTTGATCGTGGCCGACCTCGTCGACGAAATGGTGGACGGGATCATCATCCCGGCGCTGAAAATGGGGGCGAAATACGAAAAGTACCTGCTCGGCACCGCCTTCGCGCGTCCCGTGATCGGCAAGAAACTCGCCGAGATCGCGCTGGCGGAGGGCGCCGACGCAATCTGTCACGGCGCGACGGGCAAAGGCAACGACCAGGTCCGCTTCGAGCTCGCCATCAAACGCTTCGCGCCGGACATGCCGATCATCGCGCCCTGGCGCGAATGGGACATCAAATCCCGCGACGAGGAGATCGACTACGCCGAGGCGCACCGCGTGCCGCTGCGGATCTCGCGCGAGACGAATTACTCCAAGGACAAGAACCTGTGGCACCTGAGCCACGAGGGCCTCGATCTCGAAGATCCCGCCAACGAGCCGCAATACGACAAGCCGGGGTTCCTCGAGATGAGCGTTTCGCCGATGCAGGCCCCGGACGCGCCGGAGTACGTCAGCGTCGACTTCGAGGCCGGCGCGCCGACGGCATTCAACGGCGAGAAGATGAAGGCGTCGGACATCATCCGCAAGCTGAACGAGGCCGGAGGCAAAAACGGCATCGGCATTACCGACATCGTCGAGAACCGTCTGGTCGGCATGAAGGACCGCGGCATTTACGAGACGCCGGGCGGGAGCATTCTTTACTTCGCGCACGAGCAGCTGGAAATGATCACGGTGGACAAGGACACGCTGCACGTCAAGCAGAAACTGGCCGTCGATTTCGCCGACCTCATTTACAACGGCAAGTGGTACACGCCGCTGCAGGAAGCGCTGACGGCGTTCGCCGACGAAGCGGACAAATACGTGACCGGCACGGTCAAACTCAAGTTGTACAAGGGCAACATCATCCCCGCCGGAACGACCTCGCCGTATTCTCTGTATTCCGAAAAACTGGTCACCTTCGGCGAAAGCGATTACGATCAGGCGCAGGCGGCCGGCTTCATCAACCTCTGGGGACTGCCCGTGAAAGTGCAGGCGCTGCGCGAGCAGGGCCGTCTGTAA
- a CDS encoding energy-coupling factor transporter transmembrane component T family protein: MHLDTGDLFAENARVLLDAFDPRARMLCAAVYAATLSAMNRPAALAFAALLPGALFFCGPLRPLLRSLRQLNLVSLAMTFLLALTWPGKTLWGPFTREGIRQGLLITVRLNLISVALLRLIAAMGPARSETALARLGCPEKLRVLLLLTLRGIYLLAERMATALQAVNLRSGSRPSGRSPDLKGTLRWRVFAFMAASALLQSSDRSERMMLALNCRGGLAGFAAAQPLHWRIRDTALAVFCAILLAAALALDFSGGVQ; encoded by the coding sequence ATGCATCTCGATACGGGCGACTTGTTCGCTGAAAACGCGCGCGTCCTGCTCGACGCCTTCGATCCGCGCGCGCGGATGCTCTGCGCCGCTGTCTACGCTGCGACGCTGTCGGCGATGAATCGGCCGGCCGCGCTGGCCTTCGCGGCGCTGCTGCCGGGCGCGCTGTTTTTCTGCGGGCCGCTTCGCCCCTTGTTGCGCTCGCTGCGCCAACTCAATCTGGTCAGCTTGGCGATGACGTTCCTGCTGGCGCTGACCTGGCCGGGAAAAACGCTGTGGGGGCCGTTCACGCGCGAAGGAATCCGCCAGGGGCTTCTGATCACCGTGAGGCTGAATCTGATCTCGGTCGCGCTGCTGCGGCTGATCGCGGCCATGGGACCGGCGCGCAGCGAAACGGCGCTGGCCCGCCTGGGCTGCCCGGAAAAGCTGCGCGTTCTGCTGCTGCTCACGCTGCGCGGCATTTATCTGCTGGCCGAACGCATGGCCACGGCCCTGCAGGCCGTCAACCTGCGCAGCGGTTCGCGCCCTTCGGGACGCTCGCCGGACTTGAAGGGGACGCTGCGCTGGCGCGTGTTCGCTTTCATGGCGGCGAGCGCGCTGCTGCAAAGCTCCGACCGCTCGGAACGCATGATGCTGGCGCTGAACTGCCGCGGCGGTCTGGCGGGCTTCGCCGCGGCGCAGCCGCTGCACTGGCGAATCCGAGACACAGCGCTGGCCGTTTTCTGCGCGATCTTGCTGGCAGCGGCGCTGGCGCTCGATTTTTCGGGAGGCGTCCAATGA
- a CDS encoding transporter substrate-binding domain-containing protein, whose product MWKRISVVAAFSVWIAAAAFAASAMDKETLIVGTSGAYPPYEFHGQSGDLVGFDVDMTEAIARKLGKKLQWLDMPFDSLLPSLMADKIDLVSAGLSATPERAKRVSFSSPYEISYSAFVTRVDYQPKSADDLAGKTVAVQIGTVQETFARALGNVEVKTYQKFDECVREVALGRVDATLMGIPAAKAYVKAKDFDGKIAIAFNRQITGADKAIAISKKNVELTAAVSRIIEEMDKNGELQALRDKWFKK is encoded by the coding sequence ATGTGGAAACGTATTTCCGTAGTGGCCGCTTTTTCCGTTTGGATCGCCGCGGCGGCTTTCGCCGCTTCGGCAATGGATAAGGAAACGCTGATCGTCGGCACGTCAGGCGCCTATCCGCCGTATGAGTTCCACGGGCAGTCCGGCGACTTGGTCGGCTTTGATGTCGACATGACCGAAGCCATCGCCAGAAAGCTGGGCAAAAAATTGCAGTGGCTCGATATGCCCTTCGATTCGCTGCTGCCGTCGCTGATGGCCGACAAGATCGATCTGGTCTCGGCCGGCCTTTCGGCGACGCCGGAGCGCGCCAAACGCGTCAGCTTTTCGTCGCCTTACGAGATTTCCTACAGCGCTTTCGTCACTCGCGTCGACTATCAGCCCAAAAGCGCCGACGATCTGGCCGGCAAAACCGTCGCCGTACAGATTGGCACCGTGCAGGAGACCTTTGCGCGCGCCCTCGGCAACGTCGAAGTCAAGACCTACCAGAAGTTCGACGAGTGCGTGCGCGAAGTGGCGCTCGGGCGCGTCGACGCAACCCTCATGGGCATTCCCGCCGCCAAGGCCTACGTCAAGGCCAAGGATTTCGACGGCAAGATCGCCATCGCCTTCAACAGGCAGATCACCGGCGCCGACAAGGCGATCGCCATCTCCAAGAAAAACGTGGAACTGACGGCCGCCGTGAGCCGGATCATCGAGGAGATGGACAAAAACGGCGAGCTTCAGGCCCTGCGCGACAAGTGGTTCAAAAAGTGA
- a CDS encoding DUF4198 domain-containing protein: protein MSQRKTFSLFSAALLVSALSGAAMAHELTLRANGEVKEGAPLAVSVHSGHKFIVPEEVESLERVKAGPFVDGKLMPQPLTGNEKGLCIDFTVPEVKAGESLIVVAEKDGGVWSVTNEGGKSGARKDLEAQGLKVKSAVKHDKYAKLILNASKDDKNFATAVGHPLEVIPVTNPADAKVGEFFEVKVVLEGQPYTGPVWATYDGFVTEYENTYAYYTEAESGTAFIKITAPGLWGVRARQDGLPGVEGTYDSRTVRSFLLFEVK from the coding sequence ATGTCTCAGCGCAAAACGTTCTCCCTGTTCTCGGCGGCGCTTCTCGTCTCGGCCCTTTCCGGCGCGGCCATGGCCCACGAACTGACGCTGCGCGCCAACGGCGAGGTCAAGGAAGGCGCGCCTCTGGCGGTGTCGGTGCATTCGGGACACAAGTTCATCGTCCCCGAAGAAGTGGAAAGTCTCGAACGCGTCAAGGCCGGTCCCTTCGTGGACGGCAAGCTGATGCCCCAGCCCCTGACCGGCAACGAGAAAGGACTGTGCATCGACTTCACGGTGCCGGAAGTCAAGGCCGGCGAGTCTTTGATCGTGGTCGCCGAAAAGGACGGCGGCGTCTGGAGCGTCACCAACGAGGGCGGCAAATCGGGGGCGCGCAAGGATCTCGAGGCTCAGGGGCTGAAGGTCAAATCGGCGGTCAAACACGACAAATACGCCAAGCTGATCCTCAACGCCTCCAAGGACGACAAGAACTTCGCCACGGCCGTCGGCCATCCGCTGGAAGTCATTCCCGTGACCAATCCGGCCGACGCCAAGGTGGGCGAGTTCTTCGAGGTGAAGGTCGTGCTCGAAGGTCAGCCTTATACGGGCCCCGTCTGGGCGACTTACGACGGCTTCGTCACCGAGTATGAGAACACCTATGCCTACTACACCGAAGCGGAGAGCGGCACGGCGTTCATCAAGATCACCGCGCCCGGCCTCTGGGGCGTCCGCGCCCGTCAGGATGGCCTGCCCGGCGTCGAAGGGACCTACGACAGCCGCACGGTGCGTTCCTTCCTGCTCTTCGAAGTCAAATAA
- a CDS encoding carboxymuconolactone decarboxylase family protein, which yields MKKQTAGRDALGAIAPKFAALNDDVLFGEVWSRSDRLSLRDRSIVTVTALIAKGIFDNSLKYHLANARNNGVTAVEMAELITHLAFYAGWPNAWGAFAQMKEVYAGGESGDESGKAAFDRANIFGRGQENTAYARYFVGASWLNPLTPRGTVPFMANVTFEPGCRNNWHVHRAARGGGQILLCVAGRGWYQEEGKDPAELTPGQVVVIPPNVKHWHGAARDSWFSHVSVEVPGEETANEWLEPVESELYRSR from the coding sequence ATGAAAAAACAAACCGCCGGACGCGACGCCCTCGGCGCGATCGCGCCCAAATTCGCCGCGCTCAACGACGACGTGCTCTTCGGAGAAGTGTGGTCGCGGAGCGACCGGCTCTCGCTGCGCGACCGCTCCATCGTCACGGTCACGGCTCTGATCGCGAAGGGGATTTTCGACAACTCGCTCAAGTACCACCTCGCCAACGCCCGCAACAACGGCGTCACCGCCGTCGAAATGGCCGAACTGATCACGCACCTGGCCTTTTACGCCGGCTGGCCCAACGCCTGGGGCGCTTTCGCTCAGATGAAGGAAGTTTACGCCGGCGGCGAATCGGGCGACGAAAGCGGCAAGGCGGCGTTCGACCGCGCCAACATCTTCGGCCGGGGGCAGGAGAACACAGCTTACGCGCGGTACTTCGTCGGCGCCTCGTGGCTCAATCCGCTCACGCCCAGAGGGACCGTGCCGTTCATGGCAAACGTCACCTTCGAACCGGGGTGCCGCAACAACTGGCACGTGCACCGCGCCGCCAGGGGCGGCGGCCAGATCCTGCTCTGCGTCGCCGGGCGCGGCTGGTACCAGGAGGAAGGCAAAGACCCCGCCGAACTGACGCCCGGCCAGGTCGTCGTCATCCCCCCAAACGTCAAGCACTGGCACGGCGCGGCACGGGACAGCTGGTTCTCGCACGTTTCCGTGGAAGTCCCCGGCGAAGAGACAGCCAACGAATGGCTCGAACCGGTCGAGTCGGAACTGTATCGCTCGCGGTAA
- the hisG gene encoding ATP phosphoribosyltransferase — MLNVALPKGRLGERVYAMFARAGLECGGVLEPGRRLIFENPHKGVRYFWVKPSDVAIYVERGAADLGAAGKDILLENEPDVYELLDLHTGVCRMAVAARVDFRDNPDRTLRVASKFVHIAQNYYAAKGRDIDIIRINGSVELAPILGLSDVIVDIVETGTTLKENHLRVLDTVVSISARLIANKASFKFKNGQILEIMRAMTAMTEAEQ; from the coding sequence ATGCTTAACGTGGCACTGCCCAAGGGACGCCTGGGCGAGCGGGTCTACGCCATGTTCGCGCGGGCCGGGCTGGAATGCGGCGGCGTGCTCGAGCCGGGGCGCCGTCTGATTTTCGAAAACCCGCACAAGGGCGTGCGCTATTTCTGGGTCAAGCCCTCCGATGTCGCCATTTACGTGGAGCGGGGAGCAGCCGACCTCGGCGCGGCAGGCAAAGACATCCTGCTCGAAAACGAGCCCGACGTTTACGAGCTGCTCGACCTCCATACCGGCGTCTGCCGCATGGCCGTCGCCGCGCGGGTGGACTTCCGCGACAACCCCGACCGCACGCTGCGCGTCGCCAGCAAGTTCGTGCACATCGCCCAGAACTATTACGCCGCCAAAGGGCGCGACATCGACATCATCCGCATCAACGGCTCGGTGGAGCTGGCGCCGATCCTCGGTCTTTCCGACGTGATCGTCGACATCGTCGAAACGGGCACGACGCTGAAGGAAAACCATCTGCGCGTGCTCGACACGGTCGTCTCCATCAGCGCGCGGCTTATCGCCAACAAGGCGAGCTTCAAATTCAAAAACGGACAGATCTTGGAGATCATGCGGGCCATGACCGCCATGACGGAGGCAGAACAATGA
- a CDS encoding heavy metal translocating P-type ATPase: MNRKQIHTLLRIVAAAAMTTALHFARAAGAARFLLYLVPYLTVGYDILGKSLKGVKNRQIFDENFLMAVATIGAMALAVYEDGDYTEAIAVMLFYQTGELFQSYAVGKSRRSIGALMDIRPDYANVERNGRLERVDPDEVAPGTVIVVQPGEKVPIDGVVAGGRSTLDTAALTGESAPREIEPGDEILSGCINMSGVLQVKTTREFGESTASKILDLVENASSRKSKSEEFIGKFARVYTPAVCSGALALAVLPPLARFFAMGLSPNWGDWLYRALTFLVISCPCALVVSIPLTFFAGLGGASREGVLVKGSNYLETLANTKCVVFDKTGTLTQGVFEVSDVHHCPIERKRLLEFAALAESASPHPISKSLRLAYGKPIDRARVSDVREISGEGVTAVVDGLPVAAGNVKLMERLGIPCIRCRSAGSIVHMAVSGEYAGHIVISDVIKPNAKEAVARLKAAGVKKTVMLTGDRRPAAEQTARELGVDEFHAELLPADKVATVEELLARQPIGEKLAFVGDGLNDAPVLSRADVGIAMGAMGSDAAIEAADVVLMDDDPLKIVKAIGIARKCLGIVRQNICFALGVKLACLALGALGLANMWLAVFADVGVMVLAVLNAIRALFVKNL, from the coding sequence ATGAACCGGAAACAGATTCACACGCTGCTGCGCATCGTCGCCGCGGCGGCGATGACGACCGCCCTGCACTTCGCGCGCGCTGCCGGCGCGGCGCGCTTCCTGCTTTATCTCGTGCCGTATCTGACCGTCGGCTACGACATTCTCGGCAAATCGCTCAAGGGCGTCAAAAACCGCCAGATCTTCGACGAGAATTTCCTCATGGCCGTGGCCACGATCGGCGCCATGGCGCTGGCCGTTTACGAGGACGGCGACTACACCGAGGCCATCGCCGTCATGCTCTTCTACCAGACCGGCGAACTGTTCCAGAGCTACGCCGTCGGCAAAAGCCGCCGCAGCATCGGCGCCCTCATGGATATCCGCCCCGATTACGCCAACGTCGAACGAAACGGCCGCCTCGAGCGCGTCGATCCCGACGAGGTCGCCCCCGGCACGGTCATCGTCGTCCAGCCCGGCGAGAAAGTGCCCATCGACGGCGTCGTCGCCGGCGGACGCTCGACGCTCGATACCGCCGCCCTCACCGGCGAGAGCGCGCCGCGCGAAATCGAACCCGGCGACGAGATCCTTTCCGGCTGCATCAACATGAGCGGCGTGCTCCAAGTGAAAACCACGCGCGAGTTCGGCGAGTCCACCGCCTCGAAGATTCTCGACCTGGTCGAGAACGCCAGTTCGCGCAAATCCAAGTCGGAAGAGTTCATCGGCAAGTTCGCGCGCGTCTACACGCCCGCCGTGTGCAGCGGCGCGCTGGCGCTGGCCGTGCTGCCGCCGCTGGCGCGATTTTTCGCGATGGGACTTTCCCCAAACTGGGGCGACTGGCTCTACCGCGCCCTCACCTTCCTCGTCATCAGCTGCCCCTGCGCGCTGGTCGTCAGCATTCCGCTCACGTTCTTCGCCGGGCTGGGCGGCGCCAGCCGCGAAGGCGTGCTCGTCAAAGGCTCCAACTATCTCGAAACGCTGGCGAACACGAAATGCGTCGTCTTCGACAAGACCGGCACGCTCACGCAAGGCGTCTTCGAAGTCAGCGACGTGCACCACTGCCCCATCGAGCGCAAGCGCCTGCTCGAGTTCGCCGCGCTGGCCGAAAGCGCTTCGCCGCACCCGATCAGCAAGTCGCTGCGCCTCGCCTACGGCAAACCGATCGACCGCGCCCGCGTTTCCGACGTCCGCGAGATCAGCGGCGAGGGCGTCACCGCCGTCGTGGACGGACTGCCCGTCGCCGCCGGCAACGTCAAACTCATGGAGCGCCTCGGCATCCCCTGCATCCGCTGCCGCAGCGCCGGCTCGATCGTGCACATGGCCGTCAGCGGCGAGTACGCGGGACACATCGTCATCTCCGACGTGATCAAGCCCAACGCCAAGGAGGCCGTGGCGCGGCTCAAGGCTGCCGGCGTGAAAAAGACCGTCATGCTCACGGGGGACCGCCGCCCCGCCGCCGAGCAGACCGCGCGGGAGCTCGGCGTCGACGAATTCCACGCCGAACTGCTGCCCGCCGATAAAGTCGCCACGGTGGAGGAACTGCTGGCACGCCAGCCCATCGGCGAAAAGCTGGCTTTCGTCGGCGACGGCCTCAATGACGCGCCCGTGCTTTCGCGCGCCGACGTCGGCATCGCCATGGGCGCCATGGGCAGCGACGCCGCCATCGAGGCCGCCGACGTCGTGCTGATGGACGACGATCCCCTCAAGATCGTCAAGGCCATCGGGATCGCGCGCAAATGCCTGGGCATCGTGCGCCAGAACATCTGCTTCGCCCTCGGCGTCAAGCTCGCCTGCCTGGCGCTCGGCGCTCTGGGGCTCGCCAACATGTGGCTGGCCGTCTTCGCCGACGTCGGCGTCATGGTGCTGGCCGTGCTCAACGCCATCCGCGCGCTGTTCGTCAAAAACCTGTGA
- a CDS encoding ATP phosphoribosyltransferase regulatory subunit, with product MNIDSNSLKYDERAIFALRSLYSKYGYSYYKMSKFEEYDLYVRNKDFLVSDSVITFTDTNGRLMALKPDVTLSIIRHIKDEPGVVQKLFYNENVYRVSQKTRTFKEIMQVGLECVGAIDAYCIGEVLMLAAESLRCISPRCVLDVAHLGIIAAIIDDFSFSESVRRAVLKCINEKNVHELSLICAQSGVEENKAAALRRLVSLCDRPAAAMPKLRALLSRSGSARLAEQLDELERIVVQFKGTDLEDMLRVDFSVANDLNYYNGIVFRGFVEGVPTGVLSGGQYDRLMRKMKHQSGAIGFAIYLDLLERLDHAERAYDVDTLLLYDRRDDPRALRAAAAKLTSGGHSVMAQKELPEGIKFRQLMRLEGNEAKLLEHA from the coding sequence ATGAACATCGACTCGAATTCCCTCAAGTACGACGAGCGCGCCATCTTCGCGCTGCGTTCGCTTTACTCGAAATACGGCTACTCCTATTACAAAATGAGCAAGTTCGAGGAGTACGATCTGTACGTGCGCAACAAGGATTTCCTCGTCAGCGACAGCGTCATCACCTTTACGGACACGAACGGGCGCCTGATGGCTCTCAAACCCGACGTGACGCTCTCCATCATCCGCCACATCAAAGACGAGCCCGGCGTCGTCCAGAAACTCTTCTACAACGAGAACGTCTACCGCGTCTCGCAGAAGACCCGCACGTTCAAAGAGATCATGCAGGTCGGTCTGGAGTGCGTGGGCGCCATCGACGCGTACTGTATCGGCGAAGTGCTGATGCTCGCCGCCGAAAGTCTGCGCTGCATTTCGCCGCGCTGCGTGCTCGATGTCGCTCATCTTGGCATCATCGCCGCCATCATCGACGACTTCTCCTTTTCCGAAAGCGTCCGCCGCGCCGTCCTCAAGTGCATCAACGAAAAAAACGTGCATGAGCTGAGCCTGATCTGCGCTCAGTCCGGCGTCGAGGAGAACAAGGCCGCCGCCCTCCGCCGGCTGGTGTCGCTCTGCGACCGTCCGGCCGCGGCCATGCCGAAGCTGCGCGCCCTGCTGAGCCGTTCCGGCAGCGCGCGGCTTGCCGAACAGCTGGACGAGCTGGAACGCATCGTCGTACAGTTCAAAGGGACTGACCTCGAGGACATGCTGCGCGTGGACTTCTCCGTCGCCAACGACCTCAATTACTACAACGGCATCGTCTTCCGCGGCTTCGTCGAAGGCGTGCCGACGGGCGTCCTTTCCGGCGGCCAGTACGATCGACTCATGCGCAAGATGAAGCACCAGTCGGGCGCTATCGGTTTCGCCATTTATCTGGACCTGCTCGAACGGCTCGACCACGCCGAACGCGCCTACGACGTGGACACGCTCCTTCTCTACGACCGCCGCGACGATCCCCGCGCGCTGCGCGCCGCCGCGGCCAAGCTGACGTCCGGCGGACACAGCGTCATGGCCCAAAAGGAACTGCCCGAGGGCATCAAGTTCAGGCAGCTGATGAGACTTGAAGGGAACGAGGCGAAGCTCCTTGAACATGCTTAA
- the cbiM gene encoding cobalt transporter CbiM, whose protein sequence is MHISEGVLSTGALAAGWAITAAGTAVGLKKLKPERIVRVALLSSAFFLASLVNVKIGPSSTHLSLIAPMGLVLGWSAFPAVLVALLLQALLFHFGGLAVLGPNTVDVALPALLVYLIFARPIRRQSGAAAAVWAFAAGTLAVLLCAVGVGLFLGATDENFLGVAKVVFLAHVPVAFIEGAITAFMVTWLKKVSPEFLAGVDR, encoded by the coding sequence ATGCATATCAGCGAAGGCGTGCTCTCCACGGGCGCGCTGGCGGCCGGCTGGGCCATCACCGCGGCGGGAACGGCCGTGGGGTTGAAAAAGCTCAAGCCAGAGCGCATCGTGCGCGTGGCGCTGCTGTCGTCGGCGTTTTTTCTCGCGTCGCTGGTCAACGTCAAGATCGGCCCCAGCTCGACGCATCTTTCGCTCATCGCGCCGATGGGGCTCGTGCTCGGCTGGTCGGCCTTTCCCGCGGTGCTGGTGGCGCTGCTGCTGCAGGCGCTGCTGTTCCACTTCGGCGGGCTGGCGGTGCTCGGCCCCAACACGGTGGACGTGGCGCTGCCGGCGCTGCTGGTCTATCTGATTTTCGCACGGCCGATCCGCCGTCAAAGCGGCGCGGCCGCCGCGGTCTGGGCGTTCGCCGCCGGCACGCTGGCCGTGTTGCTGTGCGCCGTCGGCGTGGGGCTGTTCCTCGGCGCAACGGACGAAAACTTTCTCGGCGTGGCGAAGGTGGTTTTTCTCGCCCACGTGCCGGTCGCGTTTATCGAAGGCGCGATCACGGCGTTCATGGTGACGTGGCTGAAAAAAGTTTCGCCGGAGTTCCTGGCAGGCGTCGACCGCTGA